In the genome of Pseudomonas protegens, one region contains:
- the motB gene encoding flagellar motor protein MotB, whose product MENNQPIIIKRVKRFAGGHHGGAWKIAFADFATAMMAFFLVLWLLSTATPEQKIAIAGYFKDPIGFSESGTPYIIDLGGSPQLAPENTLNPEVKSQPQPDKVTVDAEQVEGMAEQVERERLELLLQELQNKVEENPQLQKFKDQILFEITPDGLRIQIMDAENRPMFDSGSARLKPYFEDILLAMADTIKAVPNKISISGHTDATPYAGSGEFGNWELSANRANAARRALVAGGYPDPQVARVVGFASSALFDRKNPLNPVNRRIDIVVLTKKAQRAIEGEQVDPQAPAPTQGSGAPGEVPTDPHALPPGSEPLPAHEVRQRLNIFEDGVLKMDEQGAAGQAPAGKPAAPAPQPAAPPATPAPPATPGSAR is encoded by the coding sequence ATGGAAAATAACCAGCCGATTATCATCAAGCGCGTCAAGCGCTTTGCGGGCGGGCATCACGGGGGCGCCTGGAAAATCGCCTTCGCCGACTTCGCCACGGCGATGATGGCGTTCTTCCTGGTGCTGTGGCTGCTGTCCACCGCGACCCCGGAGCAGAAGATCGCCATCGCCGGTTACTTCAAGGACCCGATCGGCTTCTCGGAAAGCGGCACGCCATACATCATCGACCTGGGCGGCTCGCCGCAGCTGGCGCCGGAAAACACCCTCAACCCCGAGGTCAAGTCCCAGCCGCAGCCGGACAAGGTCACGGTGGACGCCGAGCAAGTGGAGGGCATGGCCGAGCAGGTGGAGCGCGAGCGTCTCGAACTGTTGCTGCAAGAGCTGCAGAACAAGGTCGAAGAGAATCCTCAGTTGCAGAAGTTCAAGGACCAGATTCTTTTCGAGATCACTCCGGATGGCCTGCGCATCCAGATCATGGACGCCGAGAACCGGCCAATGTTCGACTCCGGCAGTGCGCGCTTGAAGCCGTATTTCGAGGACATCCTGCTGGCCATGGCCGACACCATCAAGGCGGTGCCGAACAAGATCAGCATCAGCGGTCACACCGACGCCACGCCTTATGCCGGTAGCGGCGAGTTCGGCAACTGGGAGCTGTCCGCCAACCGCGCCAACGCTGCGCGTCGGGCATTGGTGGCCGGTGGTTATCCGGATCCGCAAGTGGCTCGGGTGGTGGGTTTTGCCTCCTCGGCGCTGTTCGATCGCAAGAACCCGCTCAATCCGGTCAACCGGCGGATCGACATCGTGGTGCTGACCAAGAAGGCCCAGCGTGCCATCGAGGGCGAGCAGGTCGATCCGCAGGCGCCGGCACCGACTCAGGGCAGCGGGGCTCCCGGAGAAGTACCGACCGACCCCCACGCCTTGCCGCCGGGCAGCGAACCGCTGCCGGCCCACGAGGTACGCCAGCGTCTGAACATCTTTGAGGACGGTGTGCTGAAGATGGATGAGCAGGGTGCCGCAGGTCAGGCTCCCGCTGGCAAGCCGGCGGCGCCGGCGCCCCAGCCAGCGGCGCCCCCAGCAACACCGGCGCCTCCGGCCACACCGGGCAGCGCCAGGTAA
- the orn gene encoding oligoribonuclease, whose product MQNPQNLIWIDLEMTGLNPDTDVIIEMATIVTDSNLNTLAEGPVIAIHQSDEILAGMDEWNTRQHGGSGLTQRVRESRISMAEAEAQTIAFLEQWVPKGKSPICGNSICQDRRFLYRHMKALESYFHYRNLDVSTLKELAARWAPDVRDSFKKGSTHLALDDIRESIAELQHYRKHFIKF is encoded by the coding sequence ATGCAAAACCCGCAGAACCTGATTTGGATCGATCTGGAAATGACCGGTCTGAACCCCGACACCGACGTCATCATCGAGATGGCGACCATTGTCACCGACAGCAACCTCAACACCTTGGCTGAAGGACCGGTCATCGCTATCCATCAGAGCGACGAGATTCTCGCCGGCATGGACGAGTGGAACACTCGCCAGCACGGTGGTTCCGGCCTGACCCAGCGGGTGCGCGAGAGCCGCATCAGCATGGCCGAAGCCGAAGCCCAGACCATTGCCTTCCTTGAGCAATGGGTGCCGAAGGGCAAGTCGCCGATCTGTGGCAACAGCATCTGCCAGGACCGGCGTTTCCTCTATCGCCACATGAAGGCCCTAGAGAGCTACTTCCACTACCGCAACCTGGATGTCTCGACCCTCAAGGAGTTGGCTGCGCGCTGGGCCCCGGATGTGCGCGACAGCTTCAAGAAAGGCAGCACCCACCTGGCCCTGGACGACATCCGCGAGTCCATTGCCGAGCTTCAGCACTACCGCAAGCACTTCATCAAGTTTTGA
- the rhdA gene encoding thiosulfate sulfurtransferase translates to MSDFSGLPLVIEPSDLLARLDARELILVDLTSAARYATGHIPGARFVDPKRTQLGQPPAPGLLPPQNALEALFGELGHNPDAVYVVYDDEGGGWAGRFIWLLDVIGHGRYHYLDGGLPAWLAESLPVSTEVPPAAGGPVPLTLHDEPTATREYLQSRLGAADLAIWDARGPLEYSGEKVLAAKGGHIPGAVNFEWTAGMDQARHLRIRRDMPQILMDLGISKDKEIITHCQTHHRSGFTYLVAKALGYPRVKGYAGSWGEWGNHPDTPVEI, encoded by the coding sequence ATGTCTGACTTCTCTGGCTTGCCGCTGGTCATCGAACCGAGCGACTTGCTCGCCCGCCTCGACGCCCGCGAACTGATCCTGGTCGACCTGACCAGCGCCGCCCGCTATGCCACCGGACATATCCCCGGGGCACGCTTCGTCGACCCCAAGCGCACCCAGCTCGGCCAGCCCCCCGCTCCCGGACTGCTACCGCCGCAGAACGCCCTTGAAGCGCTGTTCGGCGAGCTCGGGCACAACCCGGACGCGGTGTACGTGGTCTATGACGACGAAGGCGGCGGTTGGGCCGGGCGCTTCATCTGGCTTCTGGACGTGATCGGCCACGGTCGCTACCACTACCTGGATGGCGGCCTGCCGGCCTGGCTGGCGGAAAGCCTGCCCGTGAGCACCGAAGTCCCGCCAGCGGCAGGCGGCCCGGTGCCGCTGACCCTGCATGACGAACCCACCGCCACCCGCGAATACCTGCAAAGCCGTCTTGGCGCCGCTGACCTGGCAATCTGGGACGCGCGTGGCCCGCTGGAATACTCCGGGGAGAAGGTCCTGGCAGCCAAGGGCGGACACATTCCCGGCGCGGTGAACTTCGAGTGGACCGCCGGCATGGACCAGGCACGCCACCTGCGCATCCGCCGCGACATGCCGCAGATCCTCATGGACCTGGGCATCAGCAAAGACAAAGAAATCATCACCCACTGCCAGACCCACCACCGCTCCGGCTTCACCTACCTGGTGGCCAAGGCGTTGGGCTACCCGCGGGTCAAGGGCTACGCCGGCTCCTGGGGCGAATGGGGCAATCATCCCGATACGCCCGTAGAGATTTAA
- the asd gene encoding archaetidylserine decarboxylase (Phosphatidylserine decarboxylase is synthesized as a single chain precursor. Generation of the pyruvoyl active site from a Ser is coupled to cleavage of a Gly-Ser bond between the larger (beta) and smaller (alpha chains). It is an integral membrane protein.), translating into MKKRLFILSQYLLPHHLLSRLAGCIAECRVRWFKNAFTRWFAKQYQVDMSEAQVEDVTAYEHFNAFFTRALKDGARPLDPTPGAVLSPADGAVSQLGPIEHGRVFQAKGHSYSVLELLGGDPALAAPFMGGDFATIYLSPKDYHRVHMPLAGTLREMVYVPGRIFSVNQTTAENVPELFARNERVVCIFDTERGPMALVLVGAMIVASIETVWAGLVTPPKRELKTVRYDEAARAPIHLEKGAEMGRFKLGSTAIVLFGPDQVQWAEELAAGSPVRMGQGLGLPKA; encoded by the coding sequence ATGAAAAAGCGCTTGTTCATCCTCAGCCAGTACCTGCTGCCTCACCACCTGCTGTCGCGCCTGGCCGGCTGCATTGCCGAGTGCCGCGTGCGCTGGTTCAAGAATGCCTTCACCCGCTGGTTCGCCAAGCAGTATCAGGTGGACATGTCCGAGGCCCAGGTCGAGGACGTGACCGCCTACGAACACTTCAACGCCTTCTTCACCCGCGCCCTGAAAGACGGCGCACGACCGCTGGACCCGACGCCGGGCGCAGTGCTCAGCCCTGCCGACGGCGCCGTCAGCCAACTGGGCCCGATCGAGCACGGCCGAGTGTTCCAGGCCAAGGGCCACAGCTACAGCGTGCTGGAACTGCTGGGTGGCGATCCGGCCCTGGCTGCCCCCTTCATGGGCGGCGACTTTGCCACTATCTACCTGTCGCCCAAGGACTATCACCGGGTGCACATGCCACTGGCCGGCACCCTGCGGGAAATGGTCTATGTCCCTGGCCGCATCTTCTCGGTGAACCAGACCACCGCCGAGAACGTGCCTGAACTGTTCGCCCGCAACGAGCGCGTGGTGTGCATTTTCGACACCGAACGCGGGCCGATGGCGCTGGTACTGGTGGGCGCCATGATCGTGGCTTCGATCGAAACCGTCTGGGCCGGCCTGGTAACCCCGCCCAAGCGCGAACTCAAGACTGTGCGCTACGACGAAGCGGCCCGGGCACCGATTCATCTGGAAAAAGGTGCCGAAATGGGGCGCTTCAAGCTGGGTTCCACGGCCATCGTGCTGTTTGGCCCGGACCAGGTGCAGTGGGCGGAAGAACTGGCCGCCGGCTCGCCAGTACGCATGGGCCAGGGCTTGGGTCTGCCCAAGGCCTGA
- a CDS encoding trimeric intracellular cation channel family protein, producing the protein MMLLMLYLIAITAEAMTGALSAGRRGMDWFGVVLIACVTALGGGSVRDMLLGHYPLTWVKHPEYLVLTSVAALVTIFIAPLMRHLRSLFLVLDAVGLVAFTLIGCMTALEMGHGMLVASVSGVITGVFGGILRDIFCNDIPLIFRRELYASVSFAAAWCYMLCIYLQLPSEQSILITLFGGFLLRLLAIRFHWEMPKFVYNDEH; encoded by the coding sequence ATCATGTTGTTGATGCTTTATCTGATCGCCATTACCGCCGAAGCCATGACCGGTGCCCTGTCTGCCGGCCGCCGTGGCATGGACTGGTTCGGCGTGGTGCTGATCGCCTGCGTCACCGCGCTGGGTGGTGGTTCGGTGCGCGACATGTTGCTCGGCCATTACCCGCTGACCTGGGTCAAGCACCCGGAGTACCTGGTGCTGACCTCGGTGGCGGCATTGGTGACGATCTTTATCGCGCCATTGATGCGTCACCTGCGTTCGCTGTTTCTGGTGCTCGACGCCGTGGGCCTGGTGGCCTTTACCCTGATCGGCTGCATGACCGCCCTGGAAATGGGCCACGGCATGCTGGTGGCCTCGGTCAGTGGGGTCATCACCGGAGTGTTTGGCGGCATCCTTCGGGATATCTTCTGCAACGACATCCCGTTGATCTTTCGTCGCGAGCTGTACGCCAGCGTGTCTTTCGCCGCGGCCTGGTGCTACATGCTGTGCATTTATCTGCAGTTGCCGAGCGAGCAGTCGATCCTGATCACCCTGTTCGGCGGCTTTCTATTGCGCCTGCTGGCGATCCGCTTTCACTGGGAAATGCCCAAGTTCGTCTACAACGACGAGCACTGA
- a CDS encoding NAD(P)H-hydrate dehydratase, whose translation MPQTKHPLPEVQLLTGGHLPRLSGRPVDAHKGQFGHLLLIGGDRGFAGAALLSAESALRSGAGLVSLATRSEHVAAAVARLPEVMTQATHSANQLMGLLARASVLVVGPGLGQGAWGRSLLSAAANAPLPQVWDADALNLLAQGELQLPVDSVITPHPGEAARLLGLTNAAVQADRPAAARALSAKYAAVAVLKGAGSLIAAPDGRVARCDAGHPAMATAGLGDVLAGLIGALLAQGMSAFDAACLGVWLHASAGERQGKLGRGLAASDLIPAIRQLLEEQSPCLS comes from the coding sequence ATGCCGCAGACAAAACACCCATTACCTGAGGTTCAGTTGCTGACTGGCGGTCATCTGCCGCGCCTGAGCGGCCGGCCTGTGGATGCCCATAAGGGGCAGTTCGGCCATCTGTTGCTGATCGGCGGCGACCGCGGCTTCGCCGGTGCCGCGTTGTTGAGCGCGGAAAGCGCCTTGCGCAGTGGCGCGGGGCTGGTTTCCCTGGCGACTCGTAGCGAGCACGTGGCGGCGGCGGTTGCGCGGCTACCGGAAGTCATGACCCAGGCGACCCATTCGGCCAACCAGCTGATGGGACTGCTGGCCAGGGCCTCTGTATTGGTGGTCGGTCCAGGCCTGGGCCAGGGAGCATGGGGGCGCAGCCTGTTATCCGCAGCGGCCAACGCACCCTTGCCTCAAGTCTGGGATGCCGATGCGTTGAACCTGTTGGCGCAGGGTGAGCTGCAACTGCCGGTCGACAGTGTGATCACCCCCCATCCTGGTGAGGCGGCCCGTCTGCTGGGCCTGACCAATGCGGCGGTTCAGGCCGATCGGCCGGCGGCGGCCCGGGCCTTGAGTGCAAAATATGCGGCGGTTGCGGTGCTCAAGGGCGCCGGCAGCTTGATCGCCGCTCCCGATGGGCGAGTGGCGCGCTGTGATGCCGGGCACCCGGCGATGGCGACTGCGGGGCTGGGGGATGTGCTCGCGGGGTTGATCGGTGCGTTGCTGGCCCAGGGCATGTCGGCGTTCGATGCGGCTTGCCTGGGTGTCTGGCTGCATGCCAGCGCCGGCGAGCGACAAGGCAAATTGGGCCGTGGGCTGGCGGCCAGTGATCTGATTCCAGCCATTCGTCAGTTGTTGGAGGAGCAATCACCGTGTCTGAGTTAA
- the tsaE gene encoding tRNA (adenosine(37)-N6)-threonylcarbamoyltransferase complex ATPase subunit type 1 TsaE — MSELTLYLADEQAMVEFGARIAQVTQGVGVIFLEGDLGAGKTTLSRGIIRGLGHAGAVKSPTFTLVEPYEIGAVRAFHFDLYRLVDPEELEFLGIRDYFEGDALCLLEWPQKGAGFLPKPDLTITITPHHNGRSVHLLSQGSRGESWCAALALEFK, encoded by the coding sequence GTGTCTGAGTTAACCCTTTATCTGGCCGACGAGCAGGCCATGGTGGAATTTGGTGCACGCATTGCTCAGGTCACCCAGGGGGTGGGGGTGATTTTTCTCGAGGGCGACCTGGGGGCGGGCAAAACCACCTTGTCCCGAGGGATCATCCGCGGGCTGGGGCATGCAGGGGCGGTGAAGAGTCCGACCTTCACCCTGGTGGAGCCTTACGAGATAGGTGCGGTGAGGGCCTTTCACTTCGATCTGTATCGTTTGGTGGACCCCGAAGAACTGGAATTTTTGGGCATCCGCGACTACTTCGAAGGCGATGCGCTGTGCCTTTTGGAGTGGCCCCAGAAGGGTGCAGGCTTTTTGCCAAAGCCTGACCTGACCATTACCATTACCCCGCATCACAATGGGCGTTCTGTGCATCTGTTGTCTCAAGGCTCGCGAGGCGAGTCCTGGTGTGCCGCTTTGGCGTTGGAATTCAAATAA
- the motA gene encoding flagellar motor stator protein MotA has product MAKIIGIIVVFASVLGGYVLSHGKIAALIQPFEVMIIGGAAFGAFLQANPGYMTMHVVKKSLGMFSSRFTHTFYLEVLGLIYEILNKSRREGMMAIEGDIEDAAASPIFAKYPAVLKDERMTAFICDYLRIMSSGNMAPHELEGLFDMELFSLKEDLEHPSHAVTGVADAMPGFGIVAAVLGIVVTMASLGEGDQKSIGLHVGAALVGTFFGILAAYGFFGPLATSLSHDAKEELNVYEAIKASLVASASGVPPSLAVEFGRKVLYPAHRPSFAELEQAVRGR; this is encoded by the coding sequence ATGGCTAAAATTATCGGCATCATCGTCGTATTCGCGAGCGTGCTCGGCGGATACGTGCTCTCTCACGGCAAAATCGCTGCTCTGATCCAACCCTTCGAGGTCATGATCATCGGTGGTGCAGCCTTCGGCGCATTCCTGCAGGCCAACCCGGGCTACATGACGATGCACGTCGTGAAAAAATCCCTGGGCATGTTCAGTTCGCGTTTCACCCACACCTTCTATCTGGAAGTGCTGGGCCTGATCTACGAGATCCTCAACAAGAGCCGCCGTGAAGGCATGATGGCGATCGAGGGTGATATCGAAGACGCCGCGGCCAGTCCGATCTTCGCCAAGTATCCGGCGGTGCTCAAAGATGAACGCATGACGGCGTTTATCTGTGACTACCTGCGCATCATGTCCTCCGGCAACATGGCTCCCCACGAGCTCGAAGGCCTGTTCGACATGGAGCTGTTCAGTCTCAAGGAAGACCTTGAGCACCCATCCCACGCGGTCACCGGGGTTGCCGACGCCATGCCGGGCTTCGGTATCGTGGCGGCGGTACTGGGTATCGTGGTGACCATGGCGTCCCTGGGCGAAGGCGACCAGAAGTCCATCGGTCTGCACGTAGGTGCGGCGCTGGTAGGTACCTTCTTCGGTATTCTGGCGGCCTATGGTTTCTTCGGCCCTCTGGCGACTTCGCTGTCCCACGACGCCAAGGAAGAACTCAATGTCTACGAAGCCATCAAGGCGTCCCTGGTAGCTTCCGCTTCCGGCGTTCCGCCTTCGCTGGCGGTGGAGTTCGGGCGCAAGGTCCTGTATCCGGCCCACCGTCCTAGCTTCGCCGAGCTGGAACAAGCGGTTCGCGGTCGCTAA
- the queG gene encoding tRNA epoxyqueuosine(34) reductase QueG, whose product MPAITQDLPALAQSIKDWGRELGFQQVGISGLDLAEHEQHLERWLAAGYHGEMDYMGAHGSKRSHPEQLVPGTLRVVSLRMDYLPGDTQMAQRLAQPSKAYVSRYALGRDYHKLIRKRVQQLAERIQQAIGPFGYRAFVDSAPVLEKAIAEQAGLGWIGKNTLVLNRKAGSYFFLSELFVDLPLPVDEPHASEHCGRCTACLDICPTNAFVGPYVLDARRCISYLTIELKNAIPEELRPLIGNRVFGCDDCQIVCPWNRFARPSAEGDFKPRHNLDNAELAELFMWDEDKFLSSTEGSPLRRAGYERWLRNLAVGLGNAPSSIPVLEALKARQDYPSELVREHVQWALAQHAQRQCSSL is encoded by the coding sequence ATGCCCGCTATTACCCAGGATCTTCCCGCTCTCGCCCAATCGATCAAGGACTGGGGCCGCGAACTGGGCTTTCAGCAAGTCGGCATCAGCGGCCTGGACCTGGCCGAGCATGAACAGCACCTGGAGCGCTGGCTCGCCGCCGGCTACCACGGCGAGATGGACTACATGGGCGCCCACGGCAGCAAGCGCTCCCATCCCGAGCAACTGGTGCCCGGCACCCTGCGCGTGGTGTCGCTGCGCATGGACTACCTGCCCGGCGACACCCAGATGGCCCAGCGCCTGGCCCAGCCCTCCAAGGCCTATGTTTCGCGCTACGCACTGGGCCGCGACTATCACAAGCTGATCCGCAAGCGCGTGCAGCAACTGGCCGAGCGCATCCAGCAAGCCATCGGCCCGTTCGGCTATCGCGCCTTCGTCGACAGCGCCCCGGTGCTGGAGAAAGCCATCGCCGAACAGGCCGGGCTCGGCTGGATCGGCAAGAACACCCTGGTGCTCAACCGCAAGGCCGGCAGCTACTTCTTCCTCAGCGAGCTGTTCGTCGACCTGCCGCTACCGGTGGACGAACCCCACGCCAGCGAGCATTGCGGACGTTGCACCGCCTGCCTGGACATCTGCCCGACCAATGCCTTCGTCGGTCCCTACGTGCTGGATGCGCGGCGCTGCATTTCCTACCTGACCATCGAACTGAAAAACGCCATCCCCGAAGAGCTGCGCCCGCTCATCGGCAATCGGGTATTCGGCTGCGACGACTGCCAGATCGTCTGTCCCTGGAACCGCTTCGCCCGACCCTCGGCAGAAGGCGACTTCAAGCCCCGGCATAACCTGGACAACGCCGAACTGGCCGAGCTGTTCATGTGGGACGAGGACAAGTTCCTCAGCAGCACCGAGGGCTCGCCCCTGCGCCGCGCCGGTTACGAGCGCTGGCTACGCAACCTGGCCGTGGGCCTGGGCAACGCACCGTCGAGCATTCCCGTGCTGGAAGCGCTCAAGGCCCGCCAGGACTACCCGTCGGAGCTGGTGCGCGAACATGTGCAGTGGGCCCTGGCCCAGCACGCCCAGCGTCAGTGCTCGTCGTTGTAG
- the rsgA gene encoding small ribosomal subunit biogenesis GTPase RsgA: protein MAKRQLNRRQNWRIEKIQGERAARAAKRESSAVEALEGGDLGPEQTGLVIAHFGVQVEVEAREGELAGQVFRCYLRANLPALVTGDQVVWRAGNQGIGVIVAQLPRSTELCRPDSRGQLKPVAANVDMIVIVFAPMPEPHANLIDRYLVAAEHAGIRPLLLLNKADLIDEQNAPALNALLAVYRQLGYPLLEVSAHHGDGMEQLQALLDGRISVFVGQSGVGKSSLVNSLLPEVETRVGPLSEFSGQGTHTTTTARLFHFPGGGELIDSPGIREFGLGHVSRADVEAGFIEFNDLLGTCRFRDCKHDREPGCALLKALEDGRIQQQRMNSYRSILASLPDSSY, encoded by the coding sequence ATGGCCAAACGCCAGCTCAATCGTCGCCAAAACTGGCGCATCGAAAAGATTCAGGGTGAGCGCGCCGCCCGCGCCGCCAAACGCGAGTCCTCTGCCGTAGAGGCGCTCGAAGGTGGCGACCTGGGCCCGGAACAGACCGGCCTGGTCATCGCCCACTTCGGCGTGCAGGTCGAGGTCGAAGCGCGCGAAGGCGAGCTGGCCGGCCAGGTATTCCGCTGCTATCTGCGGGCCAACCTGCCGGCATTGGTCACCGGTGATCAAGTGGTCTGGCGTGCCGGCAATCAGGGCATCGGCGTGATCGTCGCGCAACTGCCACGCAGCACCGAGCTGTGCCGTCCGGACAGCCGCGGCCAGCTCAAGCCGGTCGCCGCCAACGTCGACATGATCGTGATCGTGTTCGCGCCCATGCCCGAGCCCCACGCCAACCTCATCGACCGCTATCTGGTGGCTGCCGAGCACGCCGGCATCCGCCCGTTGCTGCTACTGAACAAGGCCGACCTGATCGACGAGCAGAACGCCCCGGCGCTCAATGCCTTGCTGGCGGTCTATCGCCAGTTGGGCTATCCGCTGCTGGAAGTCTCGGCGCACCACGGCGACGGCATGGAACAACTGCAAGCCCTGCTGGACGGCCGCATCAGCGTGTTCGTGGGCCAGTCTGGGGTGGGCAAGTCCTCCCTGGTCAACAGCCTGCTGCCGGAAGTCGAAACCCGGGTCGGGCCGCTGTCGGAGTTTTCCGGACAGGGCACCCATACCACCACCACCGCGCGCCTGTTCCACTTCCCCGGCGGCGGTGAACTGATCGACTCCCCGGGTATCCGCGAGTTTGGCCTGGGGCATGTCAGCCGCGCCGACGTCGAGGCCGGCTTCATCGAGTTCAACGACCTGCTGGGCACCTGCCGCTTCCGCGATTGCAAGCACGACCGCGAACCGGGCTGCGCCCTGCTCAAGGCCCTGGAAGACGGGCGCATCCAGCAACAACGGATGAACAGCTACCGCTCGATTCTCGCCAGCCTGCCCGACAGCAGCTACTGA
- a CDS encoding HDOD domain-containing protein: MSNETNVPHSPPTSLDAWVKLLNGVRLPVPQASHDRVCKAIANNRSSLRDIADLMQNSPALALSVIREANRHSHGSMSEPAENLEVAVNRLGLKRTEELLEQLPTLPEEKIPQELRQLQLISQHATQQANGFFAGRLARLWQDIHWGSLLFLSPLWAMALVYPKLMEEWELRVIYKQESARKVEMQLFGVRLMELCQALVQVWHLPIWVQQGYRLLTRERRQLAKVMLIARDNEHPLRQQQRLDADPDLQRWLNQPANCVLLANGLALAAQHSWNNPHGRRWQNLTGLYLQMPIALVQQQLHQQAATSARNDSQPDLWHPAQALLWPWNARRLHSGEQPAPAPTAEELAKWRKACSELLLEQSPFTNAVHLTSFARDALVACGMRRVLLLMVDRSLSHLRVQQLYGLPKEAAGLTLQTKQSSLLQRLLEKSAQVRLTPANNAQYSSHLPGPLRQLFRGENLLLRSLSCNGRVLMLVIADQGGVPFSEISVQAFGKTAQCIEKALHSFTNRSQ, encoded by the coding sequence ATGTCTAATGAAACCAACGTCCCACATTCCCCGCCGACCTCTCTGGACGCCTGGGTAAAGCTGCTTAATGGCGTGCGCTTGCCCGTGCCGCAAGCCAGCCATGATCGCGTGTGCAAAGCCATCGCCAACAACCGCAGCTCGCTGCGAGACATCGCCGATCTGATGCAAAACAGCCCTGCGCTGGCCCTGAGCGTGATCCGCGAAGCCAATCGGCATTCCCACGGCAGCATGAGCGAGCCGGCAGAAAACCTGGAGGTCGCGGTCAACCGCCTGGGCCTCAAGCGCACCGAAGAACTGCTGGAACAGTTGCCGACCCTGCCCGAGGAAAAGATCCCCCAGGAGCTGCGGCAACTGCAATTGATCAGCCAGCACGCCACCCAGCAAGCCAACGGCTTTTTTGCCGGGCGCCTGGCGCGGCTGTGGCAGGACATTCACTGGGGCAGCCTGCTGTTCCTCTCGCCACTGTGGGCCATGGCCCTGGTCTATCCCAAGCTCATGGAAGAGTGGGAGCTGCGGGTCATCTATAAGCAAGAGTCGGCGCGCAAGGTGGAAATGCAGCTGTTCGGCGTGCGACTGATGGAGCTGTGCCAGGCGCTGGTGCAGGTCTGGCACTTGCCGATCTGGGTGCAGCAGGGTTATCGCCTGCTGACCCGTGAACGGCGTCAACTGGCCAAGGTCATGCTGATCGCCCGGGACAACGAGCATCCCCTGCGCCAGCAGCAACGCCTGGACGCCGACCCGGACCTGCAACGCTGGCTGAACCAGCCGGCCAACTGCGTATTGCTGGCCAACGGCCTGGCCCTGGCGGCTCAACACTCCTGGAACAACCCCCACGGCCGACGCTGGCAGAACCTCACCGGCCTTTACCTGCAGATGCCGATCGCCCTGGTCCAGCAACAACTGCACCAGCAGGCCGCAACCAGCGCCCGCAATGACAGCCAGCCGGACCTCTGGCATCCAGCCCAGGCCCTGCTCTGGCCCTGGAACGCCCGCCGCCTGCACAGCGGCGAACAGCCCGCACCGGCGCCCACGGCCGAAGAACTGGCCAAGTGGCGCAAGGCCTGCAGCGAACTACTGCTCGAACAAAGCCCCTTTACCAATGCCGTGCATCTCACCAGTTTTGCCAGAGACGCCCTGGTGGCATGCGGCATGCGCCGGGTATTGCTGCTGATGGTCGATCGCAGCCTGAGTCATCTGCGGGTGCAACAGCTATATGGCCTGCCCAAAGAAGCTGCGGGGCTGACTCTGCAGACCAAGCAGAGCTCGCTGCTGCAGCGCTTGCTGGAGAAATCCGCCCAGGTACGCCTGACGCCGGCCAACAATGCACAGTATTCCTCGCACCTGCCGGGCCCCTTGCGCCAACTGTTCCGCGGCGAAAACCTGCTGCTGCGCTCACTGTCCTGCAATGGCCGGGTACTGATGCTGGTAATCGCCGACCAGGGCGGCGTGCCGTTCTCGGAAATCAGTGTCCAGGCATTCGGCAAGACCGCTCAGTGCATCGAAAAAGCCTTGCACAGCTTTACCAACCGCAGCCAATGA